GTGTCCCAGAACCTGATGAACAAGTCGGGCAGGATCGAAGATATCAAGAAGGTCTATACGCATCCCCAGGTGCCGGGTCAGTGCCGCCTCTGGCTCGAGAAGAACCTCTCCGGCATCCCGATCATGGACGCACCGAGCACGGCGCGAGCCGCTGAGATGGCCTCACAGGATTCCAGCATCGGTGCGATAGCAAGCGAAATGGCCTCCATGCTGTACGGCCTCCAGATCGTGGCCCGAAGGATCGAGGATAATCAGAACAACTTCACGCGGTTCCTGGTCATCGCGCCGAAGTCGCCGGGCAAAACCGGCCGCGACAAGACCTCGATCATGTTTTCCATCAAGGACCGCGTCGGCGCCCTGTACGACATGCTCTCGCCCTTTGCCGCGAACGGGATCAATCTGAACCGGCTCGATGCCCGGCCCTCGGGCAGGAAGGTCTGGGATTATGTCTTCTTCCTGGACATGGAGGGCCATTTCGAAGACCAAAAAGTCGCCGCTTCGATCGAACAGCTCAGGGTAAACTGCATGTTCCTGAAGGTCCTGGGGTCCTATCCCAAATGCGAGGACCGCCCATGAATCCCGTGTCAATGCTCAAAGTTCAAATCGATGACAGAGGAAGATCCCGATGGGCGGGTCATTGGTTTTGGTCATTGCGATCTGAACTTTGGAATTGAACTGACGGGAACCGTTCCCGGCAATATTCACTCAACCCAGAGAGGTTTCGACATGATACGCGTTGCAGACAATATCAAGAGCATTTCCCCCTATGTCCCCGGGAAGCCGATCGAGGAGGTCGAACGGGAAATGGGGATCTCCGGAAGCATCAAGCTCGCATCGAATGAGAACCCCCTGGGGCCGTCCCCGAAGGCCGTGGCCGCGGTCAGGAAAGCGCTGGAAGGCCTGAACCGGTATCCCGACGGCAGCGGATTCTACCTCTCTCAGGCGCTCGCCAGGAACTATGGCGTGGACATCAGCCAGGTCATCCTGGGAAACGGCTCGAACGAACTTATCGAATTGGTCGTGCGCACCTTCGTTCAACCCGGCGAGGAGATCATCTCGGCGGACCCTTCCTTTGTGGTTTACAAGATGATCACCCAGGCAGCCGGAGGCACCAACGTGGTCGTCCCCTGCAAGGACATGCGGCACGACCTGGACGCCATGGCGGAGCGGATCACGCCGCAGACCAGGATCGTGTTCATCGCGAACCCGAACAACCCGACGGGCACCATGAACAGCAAGACCGAGATGGACCGGTTCATGAGCAGAGTGCCTGATCACGTGATCGTCGCTGTGGATGAGGCCTATTTCGAATACGTGACCCACGCCGAGTATCCCGATTCCCTGGATCATCTGAAGCAGGGAAGGAACATTCTCGCGCTCAGGACCTTTTCCAAGATCTACGGCCTCGCGGGGCTCCGCATCGGGTACGGCATAACGACGCCGGAGATCGCCGAGCTGATGAACAAGGTGCGTCAGCCTTTCAATACGAACAGCCTGGCTCAGATCGGCGCCCTCGCTGCCCTGGCCGACCGGAAGCATGTCGAGAAGTCGATCGCGATCAACAACGAGGGGAAGCAGTTCCTGTACCAGTCCTTCCAACAGCTCGGCGTGTCCTTCATTCCGACGGAGACCAATTTCATCCTGTTCGAGACGGCGCAGGACTGCAAGGACGCGTACGCGGCGCTCATGAAGCAGGGGGTGATCATCAGGCCCATGGGCGGCAAACGGCTCCGGGTGACCATCGGCCTGCCCGAGGAGAACAAGCGGTTCGTGACCGAACTGGAGAAGATCGTGAAACAGTGAGGTCGCAAATCCAGCTTGCAACGCTCCATGTTCAGATCAATGCCAAAACGATAATAAGCAGAAGTCTTGTCATTCGTCATTGATCATTGATTTGCCATATGTATTTCTGAGCGGTCGCTCCGAGACCGCTTTGGCAAGCCCGGATTGAGAAAGGATCGCCATGATCATCGTTGTCAGACCCGATGCGACCGAGGAACAGGTCGAACACATCATCAAGAAGATCAGGGACCACGGCCTTCAGGCCCATGTCTCGAAGGGTACGG
This sequence is a window from Nitrospirota bacterium. Protein-coding genes within it:
- the pheA gene encoding prephenate dehydratase codes for the protein MSNQKIQELRKKIDEIDDKLIDLLNERAKIVIEVGNVKKTEKIDFHSPSREREILERIASRNAGPFPQDTLKAVYHEILSSSLSLERPLKVAYLGPRATFTHQAGMQQFGLAAQYVPTESIRDIFREVERGRADFGVVPIENSTEGVVNYTLDMFIDSDLKIYAEIMLEVSQNLMNKSGRIEDIKKVYTHPQVPGQCRLWLEKNLSGIPIMDAPSTARAAEMASQDSSIGAIASEMASMLYGLQIVARRIEDNQNNFTRFLVIAPKSPGKTGRDKTSIMFSIKDRVGALYDMLSPFAANGINLNRLDARPSGRKVWDYVFFLDMEGHFEDQKVAASIEQLRVNCMFLKVLGSYPKCEDRP
- the hisC gene encoding histidinol-phosphate transaminase is translated as MIRVADNIKSISPYVPGKPIEEVEREMGISGSIKLASNENPLGPSPKAVAAVRKALEGLNRYPDGSGFYLSQALARNYGVDISQVILGNGSNELIELVVRTFVQPGEEIISADPSFVVYKMITQAAGGTNVVVPCKDMRHDLDAMAERITPQTRIVFIANPNNPTGTMNSKTEMDRFMSRVPDHVIVAVDEAYFEYVTHAEYPDSLDHLKQGRNILALRTFSKIYGLAGLRIGYGITTPEIAELMNKVRQPFNTNSLAQIGALAALADRKHVEKSIAINNEGKQFLYQSFQQLGVSFIPTETNFILFETAQDCKDAYAALMKQGVIIRPMGGKRLRVTIGLPEENKRFVTELEKIVKQ